One window from the genome of Rariglobus hedericola encodes:
- a CDS encoding sigma-54-dependent transcriptional regulator, with product MPSVLIVDDLLSIHEMLDAVIQPTGFSTAFATDGEKALARYKIEKFDLVLADIDMKPMDGITLLKQLKIYDPSAVIVIMTAYASTESAIQALKFGAFDYMQKPFRVDELIATLKRGLEFKQFHAERANASSSPAIKAGDVENRLVGQSTANKRLVQQVKKLVTVRTPVLLQGESGTGRTTVAEILHAGSASPESPLVRIDCGLSSAGDFRDGLLGHNGAGGAWVEKARGGTLLLQNLHKLELATQQELVGVLRNTAHGFRLICTTTEDLEKLTDEGNFNDELFYRVASLPVVLSPLRDRLEDIPLLVKFFLSTASNPAFDANLIEFTEDALDTLQAYHWPGNLSELSQLVTKIAATTATRRVSAEQLPLRLKEVKDWPKLVDYLAVQEAQYVEMVLNACRGDKISAAKVLGVDMARLLK from the coding sequence ATGCCTTCCGTTCTCATCGTCGACGACCTTCTTTCCATCCACGAAATGCTGGATGCGGTGATTCAGCCAACCGGCTTCAGCACCGCTTTCGCCACGGATGGAGAAAAGGCGCTCGCCCGCTACAAGATCGAGAAGTTCGATCTGGTTCTGGCCGATATCGACATGAAGCCGATGGACGGCATTACGCTCCTCAAGCAACTCAAGATCTACGATCCCAGCGCGGTGATCGTGATCATGACCGCTTACGCGAGCACCGAGAGCGCCATCCAAGCTTTGAAGTTCGGGGCGTTCGACTACATGCAGAAACCGTTTCGCGTGGACGAGCTGATCGCCACGTTGAAGCGAGGACTGGAGTTCAAGCAATTCCACGCCGAGCGCGCCAATGCGTCTTCTTCTCCCGCGATCAAGGCGGGTGACGTTGAAAATCGTCTGGTGGGGCAGAGCACCGCGAACAAACGACTGGTTCAGCAGGTGAAAAAACTGGTGACGGTTCGCACACCGGTGCTTCTTCAAGGCGAGAGCGGCACGGGTCGCACGACGGTGGCGGAAATTCTGCATGCCGGCAGTGCGTCTCCCGAATCGCCCTTGGTGCGCATCGACTGCGGTCTGAGTTCGGCGGGAGATTTCCGCGATGGGTTGCTTGGCCATAACGGCGCCGGCGGCGCTTGGGTCGAGAAGGCCCGCGGTGGCACCCTTTTGCTGCAAAATCTCCATAAGCTTGAGTTGGCAACCCAACAGGAGCTCGTGGGCGTGTTGCGCAATACGGCTCATGGCTTCCGCTTGATCTGCACCACGACCGAGGATCTCGAAAAACTCACCGACGAGGGTAATTTTAACGACGAGTTGTTCTATCGTGTCGCCTCCCTTCCCGTGGTGCTTTCGCCACTGCGGGATCGGTTGGAGGATATTCCGCTGCTGGTTAAGTTTTTCCTGAGCACGGCCTCTAATCCCGCGTTCGATGCGAATCTGATCGAGTTCACCGAGGACGCGCTCGACACGTTGCAGGCTTATCATTGGCCGGGGAATTTATCCGAGCTGAGCCAGTTGGTGACTAAAATCGCCGCCACGACCGCGACCCGTCGCGTCTCTGCGGAGCAGCTTCCCCTGCGCCTTAAAGAGGTCAAGGACTGGCCCAAGCTGGTCGATTATCTCGCGGTGCAGGAAGCCCAGTATGTTGAGATGGTGCTCAATGCCTGTCGCGGAGACAAAATATCTGCCGCCAAAGTGCTGGGCGTGGATATGGCCCGCTTGCTCAAGTAA
- a CDS encoding RsmD family RNA methyltransferase, with product MRISGGAARGVTLQVPKGDVTRPATDGMRQAVFSSLAARLPGARFVDLFAGSGAYGLEAFSRGAQSGVFVEKNPRAADCIRKNITTVAKSAARQADNLKLLAMDVLTWEPAAGEAPDLVFIDPPYEVISDVGPKLFARMACWWSTDADPVVVFEMPGEVTLEPPAGWECVKRLGKGARQPTTVFFRRTAML from the coding sequence ATGCGCATCAGTGGAGGAGCCGCGCGCGGAGTCACGTTGCAGGTGCCCAAGGGCGACGTGACCCGTCCGGCAACGGACGGGATGCGGCAGGCGGTGTTTTCCAGCCTGGCGGCACGGTTGCCAGGCGCGCGTTTCGTGGATCTTTTTGCCGGTAGCGGAGCCTACGGGCTGGAAGCCTTCAGTCGCGGTGCACAAAGCGGCGTGTTTGTTGAGAAGAACCCGAGGGCGGCGGATTGTATTCGGAAAAATATTACGACGGTAGCCAAAAGCGCCGCGCGTCAGGCGGACAATTTGAAGCTCCTTGCGATGGATGTGCTCACGTGGGAACCGGCCGCCGGAGAGGCGCCCGATCTCGTGTTCATCGATCCGCCTTATGAAGTGATCTCCGATGTCGGCCCGAAGCTCTTTGCGCGCATGGCCTGCTGGTGGTCGACCGATGCCGACCCGGTGGTCGTGTTCGAGATGCCCGGTGAAGTCACGCTGGAGCCGCCGGCCGGCTGGGAATGCGTGAAGCGATTGGGCAAGGGGGCGCGCCAGCCGACGACGGTTTTTTTCCGACGGACGGCGATGCTTTAA
- a CDS encoding RsmE family RNA methyltransferase encodes MNLVLFEADELNAPLPRSDPRARHILDVLRRGEGDVFDAGFVNGPRGKATVAAINPDSLALTFAWDAPQPPLPPTTLLIGLPRPQTARDILRDATTLGATCIHFIATERADRNYATSSLWTSGEWRRHCLAGAAQAFDTRVPEVTWTHTLASALGTLPDSSTRLALDNYEASTPLQVCKLTSYKPSETNADQILAFGPERGFGSLDRDNLRATGFALVHLGPRVLRVETAVIAALAILRAR; translated from the coding sequence TTGAATCTGGTCCTTTTCGAAGCCGACGAACTGAACGCGCCCCTGCCGCGTTCCGATCCACGGGCGCGGCATATTCTGGATGTTTTACGTCGCGGAGAAGGCGATGTTTTTGACGCCGGCTTCGTCAATGGACCACGCGGCAAAGCCACCGTCGCCGCGATCAATCCCGACTCCCTCGCACTCACCTTCGCCTGGGACGCCCCGCAGCCTCCCCTGCCCCCGACCACGCTGCTAATCGGCCTCCCGCGCCCGCAGACTGCCCGCGACATCCTGCGCGACGCCACGACCCTTGGCGCAACATGTATCCACTTTATCGCGACAGAGCGCGCCGACCGCAACTACGCGACCAGCTCCCTCTGGACCTCCGGCGAATGGCGGCGACACTGCCTCGCCGGAGCCGCCCAAGCCTTTGACACCCGCGTTCCCGAAGTCACCTGGACGCACACCTTGGCCTCCGCCCTCGGCACCCTGCCCGACTCCTCCACCCGCCTAGCCCTCGATAATTACGAGGCTTCCACCCCCCTGCAGGTTTGTAAATTAACAAGTTATAAACCTTCTGAAACCAATGCTGATCAAATTCTTGCATTTGGTCCAGAGCGTGGATTCGGGAGCTTGGATCGAGACAATCTTCGCGCCACAGGGTTTGCACTGGTTCATCTCGGTCCGCGCGTGCTGCGCGTCGAAACCGCGGTCATCGCCGCCTTGGCGATCCTCCGAGCCCGTTAA
- the mgrA gene encoding L-glyceraldehyde 3-phosphate reductase: MHSPAPTRYDTPSIYRRCGRSGIQLPLISLGLWHNFGGVDTFENGRAIVRRAFDLGITHFDLANNYGPPPGSAEENFGRILAADLSAHRDELIVSTKAGYHMWAGPYGEWGSRKYLLSSLDQSLKRLKLDYVDIFYHHRPDPNTPLEESMGALAHTVRSGKALYVGLSNYKPEETARASKILRDLGTPALIHQPVYNMFNRWIEPALLDTLETEGMGCIPFSPLAQGLLTNRYLTGIPEDSRAAKAHGFLKTEQVSPAALAKIQKLNTLAQARGQSLAQMALAWTVRDKRVTTALIGASKVSQLEDNFAALKTLDFTSDELAKIDSILA, from the coding sequence ATGCATTCCCCTGCCCCTACCCGTTACGACACGCCTTCGATCTATCGCCGCTGCGGTCGCTCCGGCATCCAGTTGCCCCTGATTTCCCTCGGACTTTGGCACAATTTTGGTGGTGTCGACACCTTCGAAAATGGCCGCGCCATCGTGCGCCGCGCCTTCGACCTCGGCATCACCCATTTCGACCTCGCCAATAACTACGGCCCGCCGCCCGGCTCCGCCGAGGAGAACTTCGGTCGCATCCTCGCCGCCGATCTCTCCGCACATCGAGACGAACTCATCGTATCTACCAAGGCCGGCTACCATATGTGGGCCGGCCCCTACGGCGAATGGGGCTCGCGCAAATACCTCCTGTCATCCCTCGATCAGTCGTTAAAGCGGCTAAAGCTCGATTACGTCGATATCTTCTATCACCACCGCCCGGATCCGAACACCCCGCTTGAAGAGTCCATGGGCGCGCTCGCCCACACCGTGCGCTCAGGCAAAGCCCTCTACGTAGGGCTTTCCAACTACAAACCCGAGGAAACTGCCCGCGCCTCCAAAATCCTCCGCGATCTCGGCACGCCCGCACTCATCCATCAGCCGGTTTACAACATGTTCAACCGATGGATCGAGCCCGCGCTCCTCGATACGCTTGAGACCGAGGGCATGGGCTGCATCCCGTTCTCTCCGCTCGCCCAAGGTCTGCTCACCAACCGCTACCTCACCGGTATTCCCGAAGACTCCCGCGCCGCCAAAGCCCACGGCTTTCTCAAGACCGAGCAAGTTTCCCCCGCCGCCCTCGCCAAAATCCAAAAGCTTAACACCCTCGCCCAGGCCCGCGGCCAGTCCCTCGCGCAAATGGCGCTCGCCTGGACCGTGCGCGACAAGCGCGTGACCACCGCCCTCATCGGCGCGAGCAAGGTCTCGCAGTTGGAAGATAACTTCGCCGCGCTCAAAACCTTGGATTTCACCTCGGACGAGCTGGCTAAAATCGATTCGATTCTCGCTTGA
- a CDS encoding type II secretion system F family protein: MAFITSAPAGQSTAARPTVSSTQKGQGFKAAQTLAKQKALEKKALRYKLPLGELALFTQQLASLLNAGLPLVQCLEALQDQTEDAAFRIIIRDVRIDISAGNSFSSAVKKFPRAFNSLFISMIEAGEASGALAEILSKVAVYFESTVKLTKKVKSAMTYPIAVIGLAVALVNVLLIFVIPVFAAMFADFGAKLPAPTQMLIDLSDFLRAWWWALGLGAFGIYYFGAKFIATPRGRRMKDVMMLKAPIIGGLSHKIALSRFCRTYATLMRSGVPILRTLEIVASASNKVQIEDACEEISKHVSQGGQVSDVLATNTFFPPMMKHMVKAGESTGNVDGMMNKIADFYDTESEATVASLTSLIEPMLIVFLGVVVGGIVMAMFLPIFQLGAVAGGLQ, translated from the coding sequence ATGGCTTTCATCACTTCCGCACCTGCAGGTCAGAGCACGGCGGCTCGTCCTACGGTTAGTTCTACTCAAAAGGGGCAGGGTTTTAAAGCAGCCCAGACGCTCGCCAAGCAGAAGGCGCTCGAGAAAAAGGCACTTAGATACAAATTGCCTCTCGGTGAACTCGCGCTTTTCACGCAACAACTCGCTTCGCTCCTCAATGCCGGTCTGCCGTTGGTGCAGTGCTTGGAGGCCTTGCAGGACCAGACTGAAGATGCCGCGTTCCGTATTATCATTCGCGATGTGCGCATCGATATTTCCGCGGGTAATTCATTTTCCTCGGCGGTCAAAAAATTCCCGCGCGCTTTTAATTCGCTCTTCATTTCAATGATCGAGGCGGGTGAGGCCTCCGGCGCGTTGGCCGAGATTTTGAGCAAGGTTGCGGTCTATTTTGAATCCACCGTCAAGCTCACCAAGAAGGTGAAATCGGCGATGACTTACCCGATCGCCGTTATCGGTTTGGCGGTCGCGCTGGTGAACGTGCTGCTGATTTTTGTTATTCCAGTGTTTGCCGCGATGTTTGCGGACTTCGGAGCCAAGCTTCCCGCTCCCACGCAAATGCTCATTGATCTGAGTGACTTCCTCAGGGCTTGGTGGTGGGCACTGGGATTGGGCGCGTTTGGAATTTATTATTTCGGGGCCAAATTTATAGCCACTCCGAGGGGACGTCGAATGAAGGATGTGATGATGCTGAAGGCGCCCATTATTGGCGGATTGTCCCACAAAATTGCGCTTTCCCGTTTTTGCCGCACTTACGCCACGCTGATGCGCTCAGGTGTGCCGATCTTGCGCACGCTTGAGATCGTCGCATCCGCCAGTAACAAGGTGCAAATCGAGGATGCGTGCGAAGAAATTTCCAAGCATGTCAGCCAGGGCGGGCAAGTGTCGGACGTTCTTGCCACCAATACCTTCTTTCCTCCGATGATGAAGCACATGGTCAAGGCGGGTGAGTCCACGGGTAATGTGGATGGCATGATGAATAAGATCGCCGACTTCTATGATACGGAGAGTGAGGCCACCGTCGCATCGCTCACTTCGCTGATCGAGCCGATGCTCATTGTTTTCCTGGGTGTTGTCGTAGGCGGCATCGTTATGGCGATGTTCCTCCCCATCTTCCAACTCGGTGCTGTCGCCGGTGGCCTGCAGTAG